A region of Allocoleopsis franciscana PCC 7113 DNA encodes the following proteins:
- a CDS encoding metal ABC transporter ATP-binding protein → MVEALKNINCDIQPGKLTGVIGPNGAGKSTLIKAMLGLVPTTSGTAMYQGQPLMEQLEKVAYVPQRSQIDWTYPATVWDVVMMGRVRKTGWFRRFSTVSRRLAAEALERVGMSEFRSRPIGQLSGGQQQRVFLARALTEEAEIFCFDEPLVGIDKKTEAVIFDIFHELADAGKTLVVVNHDLGQAITNFDNLILLNRELIASGSRQEVLSAENLQRAYGGQVVFFSEQAA, encoded by the coding sequence ATGGTAGAGGCGCTAAAAAATATCAATTGTGACATCCAGCCTGGTAAGCTTACGGGAGTTATTGGGCCTAATGGTGCGGGGAAAAGTACCCTGATTAAAGCCATGCTGGGCTTAGTTCCTACCACAAGCGGGACAGCGATGTATCAGGGGCAACCCTTGATGGAGCAGTTGGAAAAAGTTGCTTATGTGCCGCAGCGATCGCAAATTGATTGGACTTACCCCGCAACCGTCTGGGATGTGGTGATGATGGGGCGAGTACGCAAGACGGGATGGTTTCGCCGCTTTTCCACAGTATCCCGGCGTTTGGCGGCAGAGGCGTTGGAACGGGTGGGGATGAGTGAGTTTCGCTCTCGCCCGATTGGACAGCTATCGGGGGGGCAGCAGCAGCGCGTCTTTTTGGCAAGGGCGTTAACGGAAGAAGCGGAGATTTTCTGCTTTGATGAGCCGTTAGTGGGAATTGATAAGAAAACCGAAGCTGTAATTTTTGATATTTTCCACGAACTGGCTGACGCTGGCAAAACATTAGTGGTTGTTAATCATGATTTAGGACAAGCGATTACTAATTTTGATAATTTGATTTTGTTGAATCGTGAGTTAATTGCTAGTGGTTCGCGTCAAGAAGTGCTGAGTGCGGAGAATTTGCAACGTGCTTATGGGGGGCAGGTTGTGTTCTTTTCGGAACAGGCCGCTTGA
- a CDS encoding metal ABC transporter permease encodes MLETLIEPLQYGFMQRSLIVAVLVGIVCASVGSYLMVQRLALLGDAISHSVLPGLAIAFIVGADIFVGAFIAGVLSTMVITWIRTRSQIKEDAAMGIVFSAFFALGITLITVVQKDNKIDLNHFLFGNILSVSPQEVINTAIITVIVLAIVALLYKELMFYTFDPIGAQAAGLPINLLNFGLMILIALTIVASLKAVGVILVLAMLITPGATAYLLVSRLHQMMILGSVIGVIASISGMYLSYFFNLPSGPAIVLVAFGFFMLAFLFSPSQGVLTHPVSKSGKSPIWREIKGLWR; translated from the coding sequence ATGCTCGAAACTCTAATTGAACCGCTGCAATATGGATTCATGCAGCGATCGCTAATAGTTGCCGTTTTGGTTGGTATTGTCTGCGCTTCGGTTGGCAGCTATTTGATGGTGCAGCGGTTGGCTTTACTGGGAGATGCTATTAGTCATTCGGTGTTACCGGGACTAGCGATCGCGTTTATTGTGGGTGCCGATATTTTTGTGGGGGCATTTATCGCGGGTGTACTCAGCACGATGGTGATTACTTGGATTAGGACGCGATCGCAAATTAAAGAAGATGCGGCAATGGGCATTGTTTTTTCTGCCTTTTTTGCCTTAGGTATTACTTTAATTACGGTTGTTCAGAAAGATAATAAAATTGACCTGAATCACTTTCTGTTTGGGAATATCTTGAGTGTTTCGCCTCAAGAGGTGATTAATACAGCCATCATTACAGTAATTGTTTTAGCCATTGTCGCGCTTTTGTATAAAGAATTAATGTTTTATACTTTTGACCCGATAGGTGCACAAGCGGCTGGTTTACCTATCAATTTACTAAACTTTGGCTTAATGATTTTGATTGCTTTGACGATTGTTGCCAGTCTCAAAGCGGTGGGTGTCATCCTAGTCCTAGCCATGCTGATTACTCCAGGAGCAACGGCTTACTTATTAGTAAGTCGGTTGCATCAAATGATGATTTTGGGTTCGGTAATTGGGGTTATTGCTAGTATTAGCGGGATGTACTTGAGTTATTTTTTCAATCTACCCTCTGGGCCTGCGATCGTTTTAGTTGCCTTTGGCTTTTTTATGTTGGCATTTCTGTTTAGTCCCAGTCAGGGGGTTTTAACGCATCCGGTTTCTAAGTCTGGTAAGTCACCCATTTGGCGGGAAATTAAGGGATTGTGGCGTTGA
- a CDS encoding Zn-dependent protease — translation MTRQRLRRHRDSSWRRLLLLGVAIAASLWLILSQLQPLKAQSVTIRSDEAIGVKPGNPEYRLKTADLSSASVSLPMPQIHPLPTPLAQWQDVTDAGDYFSEIKLTPVDYLVWSQFPVKIFVDQPKDPNESSASNQRFQKWVDAVLQAVGEWNTYLPLQVVTQREGADILILRDRPPVQASLDRETGKFNIPRARSAQTRYEFYLRQTDKAAQAILSQRLTIQLSPHQTDHYTLATARHELGHALGIWGHSPLETDIMYFSQVRYSPQISVRDINTLKRIYQQPTRVGWPLAAQTRGEE, via the coding sequence ATGACTAGACAAAGGTTAAGGCGTCACCGGGATAGTTCCTGGAGACGCCTTCTACTATTAGGAGTGGCGATCGCTGCCAGTCTATGGCTCATCTTGTCTCAGTTACAACCGCTGAAGGCTCAATCCGTCACAATCCGTAGCGACGAAGCGATAGGGGTTAAGCCAGGAAACCCAGAGTACCGATTAAAAACTGCTGATTTATCTTCTGCATCAGTTTCCCTGCCAATGCCTCAGATTCACCCTTTGCCAACGCCTCTAGCACAATGGCAAGACGTGACAGACGCGGGTGATTACTTCTCTGAAATTAAACTCACTCCGGTAGACTATTTGGTTTGGTCACAGTTTCCTGTGAAAATTTTTGTAGATCAACCCAAAGACCCTAATGAATCATCCGCCAGTAACCAGCGTTTCCAGAAGTGGGTTGATGCCGTATTGCAGGCTGTAGGGGAATGGAATACCTATTTACCTTTGCAGGTAGTTACTCAGCGAGAAGGCGCAGATATATTGATTTTGCGCGATCGCCCGCCTGTGCAAGCCTCATTGGATCGCGAAACAGGAAAATTCAACATCCCTCGCGCTCGTTCTGCTCAAACCCGCTACGAATTTTATCTCCGCCAAACTGACAAGGCAGCGCAGGCAATATTATCACAACGGTTGACCATCCAGCTAAGTCCCCACCAAACCGATCACTATACCCTAGCAACAGCACGTCATGAACTCGGTCATGCTTTGGGCATTTGGGGGCATAGTCCTTTAGAAACGGACATCATGTACTTTTCTCAAGTCCGCTATTCGCCTCAGATTTCGGTGAGAGATATTAATACCCTGAAACGAATTTATCAACAACCAACCCGTGTAGGATGGCCTTTAGCGGCTCAGACTCGTGGTGAAGAATGA
- the secG gene encoding preprotein translocase subunit SecG: MTIVQVIQAIWAVSALALIVLVLLHSPKGDGIGGIGGQAQLFTSTKSAETALNRITWVFSVIFIGFTVVLSAGWLGK; the protein is encoded by the coding sequence ATGACGATTGTTCAAGTAATACAAGCTATCTGGGCCGTATCTGCCTTAGCTTTAATTGTTTTGGTATTGCTCCATAGTCCCAAAGGCGATGGAATTGGGGGCATCGGGGGTCAAGCCCAACTTTTTACGAGCACCAAGAGTGCAGAAACTGCCCTAAACCGGATTACCTGGGTATTCTCTGTAATTTTTATTGGTTTTACTGTGGTTTTGAGCGCGGGTTGGTTGGGTAAGTGA